Proteins encoded together in one Gigantopelta aegis isolate Gae_Host chromosome 8, Gae_host_genome, whole genome shotgun sequence window:
- the LOC121378742 gene encoding alanine and glycine-rich protein-like, with translation MARLHAASLPRAVAEGRALAGWSLLGGGLDADRLEGVGTGDARCGVSQIVVSNCGVDWSTGSVCSELSASAGTAFPLAFEIVMIDVKFMLINFFVVIFVGRGGLGQLGAGARAIGALGAGAEAPGTGAGARGALGTGTGGRGALGAVT, from the exons ATGGCTAGGCTCCACGCGGCGTCCCTGCCCCGGGCGGTCGCGGAAGGccgggccttggctggctggtcactactCGGTGGGGGACTCGACGCCGACCGCCTCGAAGGGGTTGGAACGGGAGACGCACGCTGTGGAGTTTCGCAGATCGTTGTGTCCAACTGCGGCGTAGACTGGTCCACTGGCTCAGTCTGTTCAGAGTTATCTGCGTCGGCTGGCACTG cgtttcctcttgctttcgaaaTAGTCATGATTGACGTCAAATTCATGCTCATCAACTTCTTCGTCGTCATTTTCGTAGGCAG GGGTGGATTAGGACAACTAGGAGCCGGAGCaagagctataggagccctaggagccggAGCAGAAGCCCCGGGAACCGGAGCGGGAGCTAGAGGAGCGCTGGGAACCGGAACAGGAGGTAGAGGTGCCCTAGGAGCTGTAACAtga